The genomic segment GTCCACCAAGTTTAAAGGTAGTTTTAACAGGCAATTATAGGGGAGAATATTTGTAGTTGAAGTTCTTGTGCTGAaaaactttttctccttttctctgaagCAATAGATGTTATCATGCAAATTTGAACAGCAGAGTCAAGACTTGCCTCTTTAGCTACAACTGGAAGCTGAATTattgatgaatgttttattttattttttatttttgtctttttgctatttcttaggccgctcccctggcatatggaggttcccaggctaggggtggaatcggagctgcagcctatgccagagccacagcaactctggatccgagccgcgtctgcagcctacaccacagctcacggcaacgccggatcgttaacccactgagcaagggcagggaccaaacgcgcaacctcatggttcctagtcggattcgttaaccactgtgccgcgacgggGACTCCTGATGAATGTTTTAGATAATAGGTCTTGAATCTTCTgttgtagagaaaagagaaaactgtttGGAAATCTTTGACTTGTCTAGTAAAGCCCTATTATCATCTCTCATTTTTTTGGCTCCCAGTGCAATATTAAGGTCATCCTGAAGGAAATCAGTTTTGTGCCACTTAAAAAATTTGAGACTTTCAGTTAGTGCCCTCTAGTGGTATTTAAGGTACATTGTTTCCCAAGGGAACATTATATTCATAACCCAAGTCATGTACATCTAAGAGAGCTCATAGACCTCAGTGGTATTAAAAAACACTGAAACACAGAATTTCCTTAATgattatgaattatttaaaatttgaggatttgttttttaattatgaaaaactgTTACGATAGTCATGTCAGGACTATTCCTAGACAAATGTTTTGTGACCTAATTTCATCACGTAATATATTGAGATGAGGGTAAATAAATCCTTTAGGCAaggcacaatttttaaaaatcaagaactctaaaacatctcaatttttaaatctaATAGATTGATATGCTGCTGAAAGAGTATTTACTCTCTGGAGACATATCTGAAGCTGAACATTGCCTTAAGGAATTGGAAGTACCTCATTTTCACCATGAGCTTGTATATGAAGTAAGGTTATTTTGACATTCTAAAGAGaattattgtgtccttttttacaGCGATTTACTGTTTCTTTAATaacatacatttttgttttctttttaaaacctttaaTATTAAGGgagagagttttaaaattttcgtAATGATTATAGTTACATATTAGATCTGATGGACTTTAGGAGCAGATTCTTATCTGAAAATGAGTAAAAgtttaataattcatttattcattccatttttagGCCATTATAATGGTTTTAGAGTCAACTGGAGAAAGtacctttaaaatgattttggatTTATTAAAATCTCTTTGGAAATCTTCTACCATTACTCTAGACCAAATGAAAAGAGTAAGTATAACATTATTTTGAACACTTTTTAGGCTTATATCTTATATAATGATTGAATACAGATTATGAATTGtcaatgaaattttcttttagtatGTTTAGTAATatgcgttttttttttgtctttttttttgctatttcttgggctgctcccgcggcatatggaggttcccaggctaggggttgaatcggagctgtagccaccggcctacgccagagccacagcaacgcaggatctgagccacgtctgcaacctacaccacagctcacggcaacgccagatcgttaacccgctgagcaagggcagggaccgaacccgcaacctcatggttcctagtcggattcgttaaccactgcgccacgacgggaactccgtaatatgcattttttaatgCTACTGTTTGAATCTCTCACAGCCATTTTCTGGAAAGTAATAAATActtcagtgttttttcttttaaacctgaattttgaaaaatgtgatgTGTTCTTCCTCAAGAGTTCGATTTCTGAGAtatgacaatttcttttttatctagaGAGAAACATGAACTTCTAACAGACTATAAAGTacttaattcttatttaaaattgcatcattGTTATTAAAATGTTGGTGAGGGTCTtacttgcctttttaaaaaaatgtagtaaatggagttcctgtagtggctcagcagtaaggaacctgactgctatccatgaggatgtgggttcagtccctggccttgctcagtgggttaagtatctggcattgatgtgagctgtggtttaggtcacagacatggctcggattccgtgtggctgtggctgtgatgtaggccagcagttgtagctctgacttgacctctagcctgggaatttacatatgctgcgggtgcagccctaaaaagacaaaatgtgtgtgtgtatttagtaAGTGTATTATAGAGAAGTAGATGGGGAAGAAATGTGTCCAGTGTCCATTGTCTGCCTGAAGCTCTTTTGACAGcagagttttaaagaaaataatctgtaACAAAGATACTTACCCACTGTGCTTTCCAAGGTTCAGATCTGACTTTAGTCTAATTGTATTGAAAATTTGGCCTTAAATATATAGCTTGATAACAGTGATGGGTTGTGTggcattatgtattttatatgggCTAACACTTCTGTATATAATTCCATTGTTTTAGGGTTATGAGAGAATTTACAATGAAATTCCAGACATTAATCTAGACGTCCCACATTCATACTCCATGCTTGAGCGATTTGTAGAAGAATGTTTTCAGGCCGGAATAATTTCCAAACAGCTCAGAGATCTTTGTCCTTCAAggtactttattattttcctaagaTGAAATACTGGCTGAGGTGCTTGGGAAGGCTAAGGTAATTTTCTGTCATTCCAGCTCTGTCTGAAAAATTATAGTATCTACCTTCAAGTCACGAGTGAAAATCATGAGTTTTTGGAGAAACAAGGGTGAAGCTTATTTTGTTCTCTTGTAGATCTACACAGGGCTCTACCTCATGAAGCCCCCACTTCACTGGAAGGAAACTGATTGTGTGTACcaggctctgttttttttttgtctttttgccttttctagggccacttccacggcatgtggagattcccaggctaggggtctaattggagctgtagccaccggcctacgccagagccacagcaacaggggatccgagccacatctgagacctacaccacagctcccagcaatgccggaccttaacccactgagcaaggccagggatcgaacccgaaacctcatggttcctagtcagattcgttaaccactgtgccacgacgggaactcccaggctctgttctaagtagtttaaatattattatttcagaaTAGATATTACCAgtaagatgagaaaattgaggcttacAGGGGTGTAATAAACCTTTCTAAGGTCACACATGGTAGGAGTCAAGGATGAATTCAGACTTTTCTGGCTTTAGGGATCTAGGTTCTGTCCTGTACTTCATGTGGTTTCCTTTTTGCTCCCTCATGGAATGGAGAATTGAGACTGATTGGATTCTTCCTCTAGAAAGTATGTGTGCGAGCACGCCTGCGTGAGAGATTCTCCGGAGGAATTATATATGGTGCTATTAGGATCAAACTCCTTAGGAGTTCATGAATTTGTTATTGTTGAAATAAAGCTTGTAATTAATTAAGGTTATATTGTAATAGTATAAAAATTTAGTTACAGCTAAACAACTTCTGTGGGTCtgttgttttatgtttattttacttttttgtaatttttatctgAAAAACTTTATAACcctgtgtatatttatttaagtGCATTGTGAGAATTCAATCTCAAAAAATACTTCCTAGAAGTGTCCTTTGCTCTACAAAGTTTAGTGACTattaagagagaaggaaaagataatggggaaaatacattttgattGCTTTGATAAAAGTGTTTGAAAATGTAGATCTCTACTTGATGGTACCATCCATGTACTAATGTGCCAAGTGGTATTAAACATCAGTAAAAACTGTCTACTTTGGCAAGGCTTCTTGCTACTTGCTGCTTGTTCCCACCTTCGATTTCCTAATATTATAATATGAAGCCTTTATGTTCAGGAAAATATAGCTGGTTTCTGTATAGACTTATGAAAAGGAGTCAACACTTGgcactggtttttaaaaagtttttcagcCTCTATTCACAAGTCcacttgtttctttctcttgtggCTTTACTTTCAAGGATCATTTGAAGAAATACCTAAACTTTCTATGTATTCCATAGAACCTTCACTTTTTATTCTCTATCTTTTATTCTCTATCTTTATTTGGGCGAAGTGCACATTTCTATGTAAACTCAAATGCCTGTGCATGTTGGTCTAGTGTCAGAGAATAAGGGCTAATCCTGCCCCAGCTGTTTAGCACTTACTGCTTTAGGCTGGTTTTCAACTATTTTTCCTGGGCTGTTGGTAGCTAGTGCATTATAGAGGAAGGCTTCTTGGATTTGAAATGGCAGAAATCTCAAAATGAGCCTTAGACCGAAATTAATTGGACtatgatttgtttttctccattcagGTTACGACTTTTCTATAtctgagaaaaaattaaatattttgaacatgGATATTTTGATAGGTTATGTAGCTCTAGTTTGCATAATTCCAAATCATGTTAGTGTTTCCCATTTGGCTCACTGATTAGCTTTTAAATAGTAGCTTTCAAACAGTAGAAATAAAGagaggcatacctcattttattttgctttgcagattttttttttctttacaaattgaaggtttttggcaaccctgcattgagcaagtctgttggcaccattttcccaacagctTTTACTCACATTATATGTGTCACATAGTTCTCAGAGTATTTCTAACTCTCTAGCAACAAAAAGATTATATGACTTGCTAAAGTCTctgatgatggttagcatttttcagcaataaagtttttaaattatgatatgtACATTAGGCcttagacataatgctactgcacacttaatgtattgtgtaaacataacttttatatttactggaaaaacaaattcatgtgacttgctttattgcagtatttgctttattttggtggtctggaaccaaatctGCAATAATTTCAAATTGTATTAAATTTCTAAATAGGATAATGTTTCCCTTattcatattttaacttttttttgtatgACTTAATTTGGACAGTGAACTTATTTCAGTAATTAAGCTCTAGATTAGGTAGTTTATTTAATATGTTCTAGGAAATATAGCAGGGAATGTCTTTTTCAATAGACTTAGAGGTgggctgactttttaaaatttaaatggcaGTACAACTTCAAAACTTAAGgaataacaaaaaaagacaaagtttttaattcttttaattgaCTGTATTAGAATTTGTATCTCTTTtcatatttgtgttcttttcattACAGGGGCAGAAAACGTTTTGTAAGTGAAGGAGATGGAGGTCGTCTTAAACCAGAGAGCTACTGAATATAAAAACTCTTGCAAGTCTTAGatgttataaaaaatatatatatctgaattgtAAGAGTTGttagcacagttttttttttttttttttaaagcacttgttTTCGGTATAAGGCATTTCCGAAATTTTGTAAACTTACATTTAAGGggaatttttaaaggaagtgttttttttttctttctttttcttttttccgaGGGTGTAAAGGAGGGACAGAAAAGTAACCACTTCTTAAGTGGAATATTCTCATAAGCTACCTTTTGTAAGTGCCATGTTTATGACCTAATCATTCCAAGTTTTGCATTGTCTGACTGCCACTCCTTTCTTTCAAGGACAGTGTTTTTGTAGTAAAATCACTGGTTTATACAAAGCTTTATTTAGGGGGTAAAGTTAAGCTGCTAAAACCCCATGTTGGCTGCTGCTGTTGAAATACTGTGCTttgggagtaaaaaaaaaaagttatttctttgtcttaaagaattttaagaaaatgggTTAGTCATGAGACTTATTCATCTTTCCAGGGAACATACTGATTGGTCTTAAAGACTAGACAGTTAAGTAAATGGTGGCTGGAACATCTATTTTTctacaaaactggaaaaatgaaCCCGGTTCTAGAGAATGtatgacaaaataaaacatgtgaAGCAGTGTTGATTCTTTATTGGGAGTAcatttattttaggtcttttaaacttatttcacacaattacattttaaatcacaTAAAGGAGCAGTTTAAACCTAGTGAATTTAAACTTTGTTCCTTGAAAACTTAAGGAATAAGTTAATACAATAAGTTAATACAATATTAAGTAAATTCTTTTAATATTATACCTGGGAAGTAATATTATACTACTACattgttttttgatttgtttgtctTGGACCTCAAAACGAAATTCCTAAAACAGATATACCTTTCCTTcatacttttctcttttgttgctttttaggcctgcacccatggcatatggaagtttccaaactaggcattgaattggagctacagctcccagcttatgccacagccacagctatcgtgggatccaagacatgtctgcgacctatataccacagctcacagcaatgccagatccttaacccactgaataaggtcagggatttaacctgcaacctcatggatcctagtcaggttcattaactgctgagctgagaagggaactcctcatccttaaATTCTATTACCAAATAATGTTTGTGTTATAAAAAACTATTACTCAAAGACTCAAAAGtttggagttctgctgtggctcagtgggttatgggtcttgcattgctgcagctgtggtgtaggtcataactgcagctcaaatttgatccctggtccaggaacttctgtatgccttgggtgaggccaaaaagaaaaaaacccccgAAGTTTTACATTTACCTAGTATCTGAGAAAATAGTAGCTACCAATGAATAACAGTTATCTAAAGAATGATCACATTTCTAACCTCTTTTGCAGAGCCCAATTACTTGGCGAGGTCTCAGGGTTCATGCAGATTGGAATTGTTACTAAAATACATCAAACCAACCAAGAATTATATTCAGAATTTACAAAGGTATTCTTGGAATATACCCATTACATTTCTAGCTACAGTCTTTTAGAAGTAAATCTTCAAAGcttatgtttgtatttatttcatgGGCTCTTCCAAAtccatgttattttccatttttagggTTTTAATTGTGTTTGATACCTGGAAGACAAAGGTGGCAAGGTAATTAAGtccttaaaaatcaatataattaaaaCCTCAGGGAACTGAATAGATGAGGATTTCTCAAAAACCAAATGTGTCTAAGAAATacagttttggggagttcctgctgtggctcagtaggattggtggcatctctggagctctgggatgcaagttcaatcctcagccctgcacagtgggtaaaggatcttgtattgccacagctgtagcgtaggtcacaactgtggctcagatctgatccctggcccaggaattccataggctgcaggatagccaaaagaaaaaaagttaaaaaatgggaagaaatacAGTTTTGTCATTAGTAGGATCAGGTGGTCAGGCAGAATAGCTTTACATGTGACATGACACAcaaaatttctaattaaaaaaaacaaaagcctagtATAAACACTTTATACAGGattagaactattttttttttcttgtttttagggccacacctgtggcacatggaagttcccagactaggggttgaatttgagttgcagctgctggcttatgccacagcaatgccagactcaagccatgtctgtgacctacaccacagatcacagcaatgcctgatctttaacccactgagcaaggtcagggatcaaatctttgtCCTTatagatactggtcgggttcgttactgctgagccacaataggaactcctggaatgcattttcaagttcattttttaatgaacatGTGAAGGATTCTCTGACTGTAGAAGCTGCATTTAGTCACTTGTGCCTAAGAATGTTGTCTATAAAACAGAATGGTAAACAGTAATTTAATTTGCAGTTCTAAGAACTTGGGTTAAAAAAACTCAGAATCCGGTTTCAgggttttttcattgtttatattCAATACAAACCAGAGTGTTTAAATTCAAATACTGTATCTGTTTTATTAACACATAACTGCTTTCAGCATACAGATGTAGATTGCTTTCTAGCTGTTGTTAATAGTTAGAGGTAGGGTGTTCTGTAGAAGTGCTAAGTTACCATTCATTGAGTTATTTGCTGCTGTTCCTTTTCTGTCACTTCTTGTTGGCGAATTGTATCCTGTGCTGCTTGCTgcattttctccagtttttccaGAGTCAGAGATTTTAAGGGTAAAAGTTTGGGTTTACACAGCACCATTGTGGTTATATCTTCCACAGACAACTGCcctaagtttaaaaagaaattaaaaaaaaaaaagaattaattggaGTGAGGTAACATAGCTATTTGGTGGTTTGGATTTGCAGCTAGAATGAAGGTCTAAAAACTTAATCCATTGTCATTGAAATTCTCTTGTTTTCAGTTACCACAatatttcttctgtgtgtgtatatatgtaaaagcAATATTTAATATAGGGAGTTGATGAGAAAGACAGGTTTTGATTTTCTACCTAAGATTCTGAgacaaacaactttttaaaaattgaagtatagttgatttacaatgttctgttaatttctggtacacagcaaagtgattcagttattcatatatatacactcttttatattcttttccattatggtttaccaaAGGACAgtaaatatagttctctgtgctatatatacagtaggaccttgtggtttatcccCTCAATTTATAATAGcttatatctgctaaccccaacctccctgTCCATTCTTCCTCCAactttctcccccttggcaaccacgagtctgttcttgtttgtgactgtttctgtttcgtagataggttcctttgtgtcctgtttcagattccacatattagtgatatcatacggtatttggtatttgtctttctctgactgatttcacttaatatacaatctctagttgcatgcatgttgttgcaaatgcctttatttcattctttttgatggctgaatagtattgtattgcatatatgtaccacatcttttctaGCCATTCCTCCTTCAGTGGACATCtatgttatttccatgtcttgcctactgtgaatagtgctgcagtaaatctaggggtgcaggtatctttgaattatagtc from the Phacochoerus africanus isolate WHEZ1 chromosome 15, ROS_Pafr_v1, whole genome shotgun sequence genome contains:
- the BBIP1 gene encoding BBSome-interacting protein 1, producing MAEVKSMFREVLPKQGQLSVEDITTMVLCKPKLLPLKSLTLEKLEKMQQAAQDTIRQQEVTEKEQQQITQ